Below is a window of Deltaproteobacteria bacterium DNA.
TATCACGTTGATGTAAACCAATAGATGGTTCATCAAGCGCATAAATTACCCCACGTAAAGCACTACCAATTTGGGTTGCCAACCTTATGCGTTGTGCTTCACCGCCAGATAGGGTAGCTGCGCCGCGATCAAGTGATAAATATGCCAGCCCTACATTAATTAAAAAATTAAGACGTGAATCAATTTCGCGCAATATTGGCAAAGCAATTGTTTGTTCACGTTTTGTAAGTTTAAGTTCTGCAAAAAATACCCGAGTGGCATCAATACTTTTTGCACATACTTCATGTACTGATGCACCGCCGATGGTAATGGCTAAAGCCTCAGGTTTAAGGCGCATACCAGAACAAAGGCTGCATGGTTTTTGCGCCATAAAATCTTCTACTCGCTTGCGTATTTCTTCGCTTTTGGTCTCACGCATGCGCCGCGAAAGCTCAGGAATTATGCCAGAAAATTTACGCTTGGCAGTTACACGATGACGTTCGCTAATATATTTAAACTCAAACTCTTGTTCTCCACTACCATAAAGAATGACATCACGAAAACGCTTATTTAGTTTTTTCCATGGTGTATCAAGCGATTGTTTATATTCAGTTGCTATGGTTTTAAACATGTTAGAAAACCATGGCCCACCAAAACCAAGAGAAGCTTCAAATGGAGCGATGGCCCCCTGCTTAATAGACTTTTCAGGATCAGGAATTATACGTTCAAGATCAAAATCAAGGGCCCGCCCTAAACCATCACAATTTGGACATGCACCAAAGGGACTATTAAAAGAAAATAAACGTGGCTCAATATCAGGATAAGAAATACCGCAATCTTCACATGCAAAATGTTCTGAAAATAATAGTTCTTGTTGATTATTGTTGTTTACTTTTTTCTCGTCATTCCCGTATTTGTATTTTTCGTCACTCCCGCCTTTTGTTCCCCCGTCATTCCCGCGAACGCGAGAATCCATAGCATTTTGCACTAAAGCAATTGCATTACCATTAGCGCGCTTAAGGGCAAGTTCAATTGCATCAGTTAACCTAGTCTTAATTTCTGGCTTAACAATTAAACGGTCAATGACTAATTCAAGAGAATGCTTTTTATTTTTATCAAGAGTAATCTCTTCGGTGAGATCGATAATTTCTCCATCAAGACGCATCCGCACAAAACCATCTTTACGAAAACTATCTAGCTCACGTTTAAACTCGCCTTTTTTACCTTTAATAACCGGTGCTAAAATTTGTACGCGTGTCCCCAAAGGCAACGCTAATATTGCATCGGTAATTTGTTGTACGGTTTGTGCTTCAATAGTTTTACCACATTGATAACAATGCGGCTTACCAATACGAGCGAATAATAAACGCAAATAATCATATATTTCTGTAAGCGTGCCTACGGTTGAACGTGGATTACGACCAGTAGTTTTTTGCTCAATAGCAATAGCTGGTGACAGACCATCAATATGCTCAACATCAGGCTTTTTGTTTTGCTGTAAAAACTGGCGTGCATAAGTAGACAATGATTCAACATAACGACGTTGCCCTTCGGCGTATAGCGTATCAAAAGCTAAAGAGCTTTTACCACTTCCCGATAAACCGGTTATTACTACCAATTTATCTCGTGGAATAACTACATCAATATTTTTTAAATTATGCTCACGCGCACCACGAATCAGAATTTCGTTCATGCTAAATCATCCGAAGTTATACAAATGTTCAGTATGGGCAAACCAATAAAACTAATAAAAAAATTTTGCAAGGGGTAAAAGTAACTATTTTTGCTATATGAATAAGTCAGCTACTTTTGCGTTTTAATTGTCTTTATTATAATAGATAATCCAATGATACAAACACCATCATCAAATGATATTCGTCTGCCAGCAACGCTTTGATAGTTTTCGTAAAGCATTAGCTCACCTGCAAGAAGCATTGCAAAATGGTGCTGCTACACTTAATCAACTTGAAAAAGAAGGGGCAGCACAACGTTTTGAATTCACTTTTGAACTTGCGTGGAAAACCCTGAAAGATTTTTTAGAATTTAATGGGGTAAAATTGGCATCGGTAACACCAAAAAGTGTCATTAAGGCTGCTTTCGCCGCTAGGATTATTAAGGATGGTCAGATTTGGATAGATATGCTGCTACAAAGAAATGCTTTATCGCACAAAAATGATGGTAACGCATTAAGTAATGGTTTAGAAATAATTTCTACTCAATATCTTGGTGAACTTAGCAGATTTGCAGATGATTTACTAAAACAAGGTACTTAAATGACCAAACAGTGCCAGACACCACTAACCTACCAATATTATTAGCTATTTTATACTATTAAGACTACGCAGCATCATCTGCTCATGTTAATATTAATAATTACTGCTGCTTATTTTTATTATTTCTGGTATTATTCGCGGCTCTTCTTTGGAGGATTTATTCAAAATGAGTAGTAAGCTGCAAGTTGGAGTGCTGGGTGCGACCGGCATGGTTGGTCAACGTTTTATTTCATTATTAGCCGAGCATCCTTGGTTTAATATAAAAATCGTAGCCGCAAGCCCTCGTTCTGCTGGACGTATCTATAGTGAAGCAGTTGGTGAGCGCTGGGCGCAAAATTCACCGATTCCCGCTAACATTGCTTCACTTATTGTTTACGACGCTGCACAAGTTGCAGAAATTGCAAGCAACGTCGACTTGGTTTTTTGTGCGGTTGATATGCCCAAAGCCGATACCGCTCGTCTTGAAGAAGACTATGCTCGTCATGAAACTCCGGTGATTTCAAATAACTCCGCACATCGAAATGCCGCTGATGTACCAATGATGGTGCCAGAGGTTAATTGGCAACACGCTGAGGTTATTAATATTCAACGGCGTCGTCTTGGCGTAAAGCGCGGGTTTATTGCTGCTAAACCCAATTGTTCTATTCAAAGTTATGTTCCAGCACTGCATCCGCTAATGTCCTTTGGTATCGACAAAGTCGTAGTCAGCACTTATCAAGCCATAAGTGGTGCAGGCAAAACCTTTGCCGCTTGGCCAGAGATGGTTGACAACGTCATCCCCTTCATCAAGGGCGAAGAAGAAAAAAGTGAGCAAGAACCGCTTAAAATTTGGGGGCAAATTGGTGCAAGCGGTATTATCAATGCGACCCAACCTGTGATCTCAGCGCAATGTATTCGCGTACCAGTAAGTGATGGTCATATGGCCACGGTGTTTGTACAGTTTAAGCAAAAACCAAACAAAGAAGAAATTATTAAGTGTTGGCGAGAATTTGTCGGCAAACCACAGCAACTTCAATTGCCCTCAGCTCCAGTGCCATTTTTAACTTATTTTGAAGATAATGCACGACCACAAACCAAACTTGACCGTGACAACGGCAATGGTATGGGTGTCACCATTGGTCGCCTGCGTGATGATGCTATATTCACCTATCGCTTTGTTTGCTTGTCACACAATACTTTGCGTGGTGCGGCTGGTGGCGCGGTATTAACCGCTGAGTTGTTAAAGGCTCAAGGTTATTTAGAAGCAAAGTAACGGTGTCATACACCACTAATTAGCTATAATTATTAACTTTTATGGATTTACTGAGCTTTTTGCCGTAGCATCATGTGATATCTCCGCACCGTTTCCTATAAACCGGCATCTAAACAAGTAGATTGTTTTAAAATTTAAATATTAACGCTTGTAAGTGATGACGGAGATGACTTTGTTACAAAAAGCATACCCCACTAAAGCCAAAGTAAAACCAGCTTTAATAGCTTTCTTTGATACTAAACCATACGATGAAGTTGCCTTTAGTAAACATCTGCCTAAAAATTTTCAACTGCATTTTCTTGAATCTCGTCTCGGACCTAAGACCGCCAAGTTAGCTGATGGTCACTCTATAGTTTGTGCTTTTGTTAACGACGACTTATCAGCACCTGTATTAAAGCAGTTAAAAGAGCGTGGTGTTGAGCTCATTGCTTTACGCTGTGCAGGTTACAACAACATTGATATTAAAACCGCCGCCAAACTTGGTATCTCGGTAGTACGAGTTCCGGCTTATTCGCCTCATGCTGTTGCTGAACATGCCGTAGCTTTAATCTTGACGCTCAATCGCAAAACTCATCGAGCCTTTAATCGCGTGCGCGAAGGTAATTTTAGCTTAAGTGGTCTGGTGGGTTTTGATTTACATGGTCGTACGATTGGTATTGTCGGCCTTGGTAAAATTGGGCACAGTTTAGCAAAAATAATGCATGGCTTTGGCATGCAAATATTAGCATATGATACTTTCCATGATGAGGGTTTCGCTAATCAATATAATCTTAAATATGTAGAACTCGATGAATTATTACGTAAATCTGACATAATTAGTTTGCATACCCCGCTATTACCTGAAACCTATCATATGATTAATAACGAACGTATTAGCATAATGAAACGTGGTATTATTATTATTAATACTAGCCGCGGTGGCTTAGTTGATACTAGAGCTTTAATTAAAGGACTAAAAAGTGGGCAAATCGGTGCCGCGGGTTTAGATGTATATGAAGAAGAAAGCGCCTACTTTTTTGAAGATCGCTCTGCTGAACTCATTACTGATGATACGCTGGCACGTTTGATGACTTTTCATAATGTTCTAATAACCAGTCATCAAGCTTTTTTAACCGTTGAAGCCCTCGATAATATTGCGCAAACTACCTTAGCGAATATCGATGAATATTATCGTGGTCTTAGAGGTAAACAACTAACTAATGCTGTGTCTAATTAGGGGGTGTCTCTAACTATTCAGCACCGGTAATAGTCCTTCATTATTTGCTAATTGCTGTTGGTGATTGCTAATCATCTGATTTAGTTCTTCGCTAGGCAATGAATGGCGCTCACGAATTTCAATCGCCTGCACTCGTCCGGTATCGACATCTTTTGCAGATACACTGACTATACCATCATAAGAAATATTAAAGGTTACTTCTATTTGTACTTCACCACGCGGAGCCGGACGAATTTCGGTTAACATAAACTCACCTAAAACTTGGTTATCAGTCATACTGCGGCTATCGCCCTGAAAAACTACAATGCGAACTACCTCTTGATTATCGCTAACTGTGGTAAATAATTTTTGCGCTACTGTTGGTATCACCGTATCTTTGGGAATGATGGTTTCAGCAATGCCACTTAACGACATTATCCCAAGATTATGTGGGGTAACATCCCTTAATACTGTTTTTGGCGTATTTTGGGTCTTGGTAACTTCTTCAGATAACAAATCGCCTTGAATAGCGGCACCAACTGCTACAACTAAATCTGGATGCACGCCAAAAGACGGATCCTTGCTAAACACTTCACGTACCCGACGTGAAATAAGGGGCATCCGTGTCATACCGCCAACCAGTATAATCTCATCAATATCTGATGGACGTAAACGTGCAGCCCGCAACGTATCAAGAAAAAACATTATCGTTCGTTCTATTAAATCCGCCACCATTTTTTCGAGGAAGGAACGCTCAAGCAAATAATCGACATGAATTGGTAGTTCACCTTTTTGTGCTAAAAAAGGCAGGGTTACTTTGGTGCTGCCTCGCTCGCTTAATTCAAGTTTAGCTTGTTCGGCAGCTTCCCATAAGCGTTGCATAGCATTGCGGTCATCAGACAATGATATGCCATGCTCAGACTCGATACGAGACAACAACCAATCGACAATGCGTTTATCGAAATCACGTCCACCTAAAAATGGATCACCAGCAGTTGCACGAACATCAATATTAGGAGGAGCTAATTCAAGTACCGAAACGTCAAAAGTACCTCCTCCTAAATCATAGACTACAATTCGTCGCTTCTGCCCATGCTGCAGCGCACCATAGGCAAGCGCAGCCGCAGTTGGCTCATTAATAATTCGAATTACATCAAGGCCCGCAATGTAACCAGCATCGCGTGTTGCTTGACGTTGATAATCGTTAAAATACGCGGGTACTGTGATCACTGCTTTTTCGATTCTCGTATTAAAATGAGTTTCGGCAATACGTTTAAGCTCGGCTAAAATTAAAGCGCTTATTTCAGCGACAGCAATAACTTTGTCACGGATTAAAATGCGTACATCACCATTGGGCCCTTCAACGCAACGATAATTAGCAGCATTGATAGCTTGCTGCGTCTGAGGATCTTTAAACGAAAGCCCCATTAAACGCTTTACCGCTACAATAGTATTTTCTGCATTTAAAACCGACTGGCGTTTAGCATTACAGCCCACCAGATGCCGACCATCAGCAGTGAATGCCACCACCGATGGCATAACATAACGTTCGCCATCACAAGGCACTACTAATGGTGCTCCATTATCAATTACAGCGACACACGAATTGGTAGTACCCAAATCGATGCCAAGAACTCGAGTCATTAATATTTAAGCTACCATGTAGTAATACGAATGCGAAAAATTCTTGCAATTCCAAGAGAGCAAATCAATAACGCGGCTTGTCATCCTCAACAATTATTTTGTAAAAACCCCAAATATTTACAGTTGTAGCATTTATGATAAATTGCACCATTGATGCCATTCATTTAAACTCCTACTCACTATGACAAACGAACATCACACCGAACTTTCTTTAGAATCTCGTCATTGGTTGCTAGCTTGGGCGCGACAAAATATTAGCGCCTTGCTCAACAATAAAGCTCCACCAGATGTAAAACCGTTAAACGCCGAAGTTACGCAACCTCGCGCTTGTTTTGTAAGTTTACACACTAAAGCAGGGGCACTGCGCGGTTGCATTGGCACTTTTGATGATTCGCCTCCTTTGTTTAAAAACATTGCTGAAATGGCAATTGCGGCCGCGACCCATGATTATCGTTTTTTACCGCTAAAAGCTGATGAACTAGATGATTGCGTTATTGAAATTTCTGCCTTAACTCCGAGAGTGCCTATCGCCCCTGAAAATGTAATTATTGGCGAGCATGGTCTATGGATTCAACGGGGTTCACGCTCAGGGGTTCTTTTGCCCCAAGTGCCCGTTAGTCAAGGTTGGGATCGTGAGACTTTTTTAGCACATACTTGCATTAAAGCTGGTTTGCCACAATCAGCATGGCAGCAGCCAGATACTATTCTTCAATCTTTTCGTGCTGAGGTATTTAGTGAAGCATAATATTCGACGTCTATTTAAACTGCTGATTAAAGCAATTATTACAATCGGTGTATTTGTAATTTTATTACGGCATGAAATTGTAACTGCTGATGGAATTAAGCAACCGATTTGGCAGGCATTGCTAGAGCAACTAGATAAAGTTGACATAAAAAGCATGTTGCCTTTTTTATTGGCAGCAATCTTCATCAAATCTATTGGCATTTTTTCATCAATGAAACGTTGGCAATTGCTGCTGCGCGGACAAGGTATTCGTTTTAATTTATGGCATATAATCGGCTCGTTTTTAGTGGGTCGCTTTCTGGGTACTTTTTTGCCCTCGACTATTGGTCTTGATGGCTACAAACTTTATGATGCCGCACGCTTTTCAGGTAAAACCGCTGAGCCTACCGCCGCTACTGCGGTTGAAAAAATAATGGGTCTCGTGGGCATTTTGTTAACTTTTACCGTTGCCCTACCTTTTGGTTACCATGTGCTTGAAGAGCACGCCATCATAGTGGCTTTAATTACGGTGCCAGTCACTTTTGCTCTGATAATTTTATTATTACTCTTTTTATTTAATCCCGAGCCGGTTACTCGTATTTTTCGCTTTTTTTCACCACGTCGTGGCAAAATCGCCGATTTCATTGATCGGGTTAGTCGTGCCGCATCTGCCTATAAGGGACGCAAAAAAATATTTCTCTCGATTATTGGCCTATCTTTCTTAGTGCATTTTTGTACCGCGACAATGTACTATTTTACCGCTTTGGCAATCGGCGTCACTAAAGCCGATTTTTGGCAAATAACTTTTGCTTCATCAATTCAAATTGTCGCCACGGTATTAAGTCCATTCACTATCGCCGGAGAAGGTGTGCGTGAAGTTGTACAAGCACTGCTGCTAGCAAAAAGTATCGGGGTTAGTGCT
It encodes the following:
- the uvrA gene encoding excinuclease ABC subunit UvrA, with the translated sequence MNEILIRGAREHNLKNIDVVIPRDKLVVITGLSGSGKSSLAFDTLYAEGQRRYVESLSTYARQFLQQNKKPDVEHIDGLSPAIAIEQKTTGRNPRSTVGTLTEIYDYLRLLFARIGKPHCYQCGKTIEAQTVQQITDAILALPLGTRVQILAPVIKGKKGEFKRELDSFRKDGFVRMRLDGEIIDLTEEITLDKNKKHSLELVIDRLIVKPEIKTRLTDAIELALKRANGNAIALVQNAMDSRVRGNDGGTKGGSDEKYKYGNDEKKVNNNNQQELLFSEHFACEDCGISYPDIEPRLFSFNSPFGACPNCDGLGRALDFDLERIIPDPEKSIKQGAIAPFEASLGFGGPWFSNMFKTIATEYKQSLDTPWKKLNKRFRDVILYGSGEQEFEFKYISERHRVTAKRKFSGIIPELSRRMRETKSEEIRKRVEDFMAQKPCSLCSGMRLKPEALAITIGGASVHEVCAKSIDATRVFFAELKLTKREQTIALPILREIDSRLNFLINVGLAYLSLDRGAATLSGGEAQRIRLATQIGSALRGVIYALDEPSIGLHQRDNARLLQSLLHLRDLGNTVVVVEHDEHTIRAADYLIDMGPGAGVHGGEIVAAGRPEEICANPKSLTGAFLSGQRQIDVPQKRREGNGLSLGLRNARGNNLQGIDVEIPLGKLVCVTGVSGSGKSTLINDTLAVALMHAFGEGAGLDAAPFDKIEGQKYIDKIIDIDQSAIGRTPRSNPATYTGLFSLLRDLFANLPESRARGYGAGRYSFNVKGGRCEACEGDGVIKIEMHFLADVYVTCEHCNGRRYNRETLEIKYRGANIADILEMTVDEALDFLAAIPVIKRKLETLKDVGLGYIKLGQSATTLSGGEAQRVKLSRELSRRATGRTFYILDEPTTGLHFGDVENLLNVLNTLVDLGNTVLVIEHNLDIIKSADHIIDLGPEGGNGGGTIVATGTPEAVAKNTASYTGHYLQSLVGKVVST
- a CDS encoding nucleotidyltransferase substrate binding protein; its protein translation is MIFVCQQRFDSFRKALAHLQEALQNGAATLNQLEKEGAAQRFEFTFELAWKTLKDFLEFNGVKLASVTPKSVIKAAFAARIIKDGQIWIDMLLQRNALSHKNDGNALSNGLEIISTQYLGELSRFADDLLKQGT
- the asd gene encoding aspartate-semialdehyde dehydrogenase, producing MSSKLQVGVLGATGMVGQRFISLLAEHPWFNIKIVAASPRSAGRIYSEAVGERWAQNSPIPANIASLIVYDAAQVAEIASNVDLVFCAVDMPKADTARLEEDYARHETPVISNNSAHRNAADVPMMVPEVNWQHAEVINIQRRRLGVKRGFIAAKPNCSIQSYVPALHPLMSFGIDKVVVSTYQAISGAGKTFAAWPEMVDNVIPFIKGEEEKSEQEPLKIWGQIGASGIINATQPVISAQCIRVPVSDGHMATVFVQFKQKPNKEEIIKCWREFVGKPQQLQLPSAPVPFLTYFEDNARPQTKLDRDNGNGMGVTIGRLRDDAIFTYRFVCLSHNTLRGAAGGAVLTAELLKAQGYLEAK
- a CDS encoding 2-hydroxyacid dehydrogenase is translated as MTLLQKAYPTKAKVKPALIAFFDTKPYDEVAFSKHLPKNFQLHFLESRLGPKTAKLADGHSIVCAFVNDDLSAPVLKQLKERGVELIALRCAGYNNIDIKTAAKLGISVVRVPAYSPHAVAEHAVALILTLNRKTHRAFNRVREGNFSLSGLVGFDLHGRTIGIVGLGKIGHSLAKIMHGFGMQILAYDTFHDEGFANQYNLKYVELDELLRKSDIISLHTPLLPETYHMINNERISIMKRGIIIINTSRGGLVDTRALIKGLKSGQIGAAGLDVYEEESAYFFEDRSAELITDDTLARLMTFHNVLITSHQAFLTVEALDNIAQTTLANIDEYYRGLRGKQLTNAVSN
- the dnaK gene encoding molecular chaperone DnaK, translated to MTRVLGIDLGTTNSCVAVIDNGAPLVVPCDGERYVMPSVVAFTADGRHLVGCNAKRQSVLNAENTIVAVKRLMGLSFKDPQTQQAINAANYRCVEGPNGDVRILIRDKVIAVAEISALILAELKRIAETHFNTRIEKAVITVPAYFNDYQRQATRDAGYIAGLDVIRIINEPTAAALAYGALQHGQKRRIVVYDLGGGTFDVSVLELAPPNIDVRATAGDPFLGGRDFDKRIVDWLLSRIESEHGISLSDDRNAMQRLWEAAEQAKLELSERGSTKVTLPFLAQKGELPIHVDYLLERSFLEKMVADLIERTIMFFLDTLRAARLRPSDIDEIILVGGMTRMPLISRRVREVFSKDPSFGVHPDLVVAVGAAIQGDLLSEEVTKTQNTPKTVLRDVTPHNLGIMSLSGIAETIIPKDTVIPTVAQKLFTTVSDNQEVVRIVVFQGDSRSMTDNQVLGEFMLTEIRPAPRGEVQIEVTFNISYDGIVSVSAKDVDTGRVQAIEIRERHSLPSEELNQMISNHQQQLANNEGLLPVLNS
- the amrA gene encoding AmmeMemoRadiSam system protein A; this translates as MTNEHHTELSLESRHWLLAWARQNISALLNNKAPPDVKPLNAEVTQPRACFVSLHTKAGALRGCIGTFDDSPPLFKNIAEMAIAAATHDYRFLPLKADELDDCVIEISALTPRVPIAPENVIIGEHGLWIQRGSRSGVLLPQVPVSQGWDRETFLAHTCIKAGLPQSAWQQPDTILQSFRAEVFSEA
- a CDS encoding flippase-like domain-containing protein, which translates into the protein MKHNIRRLFKLLIKAIITIGVFVILLRHEIVTADGIKQPIWQALLEQLDKVDIKSMLPFLLAAIFIKSIGIFSSMKRWQLLLRGQGIRFNLWHIIGSFLVGRFLGTFLPSTIGLDGYKLYDAARFSGKTAEPTAATAVEKIMGLVGILLTFTVALPFGYHVLEEHAIIVALITVPVTFALIILLLLFLFNPEPVTRIFRFFSPRRGKIADFIDRVSRAASAYKGRKKIFLSIIGLSFLVHFCTATMYYFTALAIGVTKADFWQITFASSIQIVATVLSPFTIAGEGVREVVQALLLAKSIGVSASVLSGALGFWAAEALTLFGAIFLWTRRESYRPRVCEIDNNA